DNA from Trichomycterus rosablanca isolate fTriRos1 chromosome 23, fTriRos1.hap1, whole genome shotgun sequence:
cactcttctaaATATGCTTTCCACAAAATTGAAAacatgtctgttggaatttgtgcccagtctGTTTAAATTCATTCTTAAAACCCATTTGGTGGTCAGGATTCCGTTCCTCCGTATCAACCTTATAAAAATATGTCTTTTATAAATCTCATTTTGTGCTCAGTGAGGTGACAATGGGAAATTGCATTTTCCAAACTGATGCCACATAGTTGGAAGcgtattcattattttatgtaatgcCCATTCTGATTTTTGATCACAAAGCTGGCACAGTAGCTATCATATTGCTATATGTACTGGGGACCAGAGTTCAATGACCTCCACTTCTCATTTCTAGGTAAATTTCCAGGTTGGTCCAGATTCCCCCAAAAGACCGGGCACAAGACATGAACAcagcctggacagggcaccaatccattacaaCACATATTTACTAGAGCAATacgtttttaatttatttttaacacaaatagCAAAGCAATTTTGAGCTAAAaccatatttaaattaaaacatcaattttTATGACTTTATTCTTCCTTTTCAAACACTGAAATGAACCACAGTGTTACTGTTTGCAATCAGACTGGGTTAAGTTACACTGTGTTACTAATATATTTCAATAATGCCTATCAGCCTATCATATGTGGATTTGTAAGACTTAACACTCATTGAAATTTGGTTTAAAACCGTGTTAAACATGTCTGTCGACAAATTAGACACTGCAGGTCATTTATAAGAAGGCAGCCATGTGGTTTGTAGATCCACCAATCACTGCAGCCCTAACCAGAGCTGATCGATTTGAAAACACCTGAGGTCAATCACAGTGATCTATTTAAAAAGATACTTCACTGCTTGGCAAGTTTATTCCGTTTGGTACAGTTTTTGCACAGCAATATCAAAGAACTTACAAGCTTGATTGTCTTCATACCTACAGAACTGACTAGATCACAATATGGGAAAAGAGAAGACCCACATCAACCTTGTCATCATTGGTCATGTTGATAGTGGTAAATCCACCACCACTGGACATCTGGTTTATAAGTGTGGAGGTGTTGATTCAAGAACTCTGGAGAAGTATGAGAAAGCTGCAGCCCAGGTGGGTCACTAAGTGTTTGCACATTCACTATTCAGGTTCTAATGTCATCAGTTTTGGGTTGcttaatgtttaattatttttaacagaTGGGTAAAGGTTCGTTTAAGTATGCCTGGGTTCTGGATAAGCTCAAAGCAGAAAGGGAGCGTGGCATCACCATTGATATTTCTTTGTTGAAGTTCAACACTCAGAAGTACGTCTTTACGATAATTGATGCACCCGGGCATCGtgactttattaaaaatatgatCACAGGAACCTCACAGGTAATTAAAACTGTTATACTTTCATGATGACTGTTATATGACTCCTTGGTGGTTCTACACCCTCTCACTCTTTGTGTGTTTAAACTTCTTTTGTATACTTACAGGCGGATGCAGCACTTCTGGTTGTCTCTGCAGCCAAGGGTGAGTTTGAGGCAGGCATTTCTCGCAATGGTCAGACAAGAGAGCATGCTTTGCTGGCATACACCCTAGGTGTCAAACAGCTTGTCGTCTGCATCAACAAGATTGACCTTACCGAACCACCTTTTAACCAAAAACGCTTTGATGAAGTGGTGAGAGATGTGACCGTCTTCATAAAGAAGATTGGTTATGACCCAACAGCGGTGCCCTTTGTTCCTGTATGTGGTTGGAGTGGTGAGAACATGCTTGCTCCATCCCCAAAGGTAGGGCAGTAACAAACTCCATGTACTCCTTGCTTACTTGTATATTTGCTATAGCTAACAGTGTTACCATTTATCTACAGATGGCATGGTTTAAAGGCTGGaagattaaaagaaaagatggcTTTTCAACTGGCAAAACTCTTTTAGAAGTGCTGGACTCGCTGTACCCTCCTGTACGATCAGCCAATAAGCCTCTACGTCTACCCCTACAGGATGTCTACAAAATAGGAGGTTGTAATGAGTCTCCAAACTACTTGCACCAAGTGGTCATGTTTAACTTGCTTACTAATCTTATTTTTGTGTCCCTTTTAGGAGTTGGGACCGTTCCTGTGGGCAAAATTGAAACTGGGATTCTAAAGCCTGGGATGGTTCTGACTTTCTCACCCGCCAAGCTGACTGCAGAGGTCAAGTCCATTGAAATGCATCACCAGGGGTTGGATACTGCCCTACCTGGCCACAATGTAGGCTTCAACATCAAAAATGTGGCAGTCAAGAACCTGAGACGAGGAGATGTTGCTGGAAATGCCCAACAAGATCCGCCATCTGATGTCAGCAGTTTTGTTGCTCAGGTTAGACATGTGTAATGACCAACATTTATACTTCGGCTCTAATTTTGAGGCTTGTGTACCGAGGTCTTGCTGCTGTATTGTCTTTCTACAGGTGATCATTCTCAATCACCCTGGCAAAATAAAGAACGGTTACTCTCCAGTGCTGGACTGCCACACCACCCATGTTACCTGCCGCTTTGCGGAGTTGCTGGAAAAGCTTGACCGTCGCACAGGGAAGAAACTTGAGGACTGGCCCAATTACCTGGTGTCGGGAGATGCTGCAACAGTCAGATTCGTCCCTAACAAACCCCTCTGTGTGGAGAGCTTCTTTACTTATCCACCATTAGGTAAGCTTTGGTAGAATGTGAATTTAATTTTAGTCCCCTGTAAAGTTCTGCTTGGTAACACTTCTTGATCATTCTAGGTCGATTTGCTGCTAGGGATCTGAAGCAGACTGTGGCTGTAGGAGTAATCAAGTCTGTGGAGAAGGTGGATCAAATGAAGAAAACTGCACAGAAAGGTCAATCGGTGAAATGTTAATTTAAGTATTTTATGACTTTGTTTACCAGCAGTCTGGTATTTAAACCTTAAGAGGTTGTATTTTAGTTGAATTGATTTTATTGTTGCATAAAGCACTTTATGTTAAATGGTTGAGCAAGCCAAAATGGAATTGTTGAAAAAATATTCTGCTATATATGGAGGTTCTGAATGAGAAATTAAGTTTGCTGGACTGCAAATGAAACTTTTTGTTATgtttaagtttatttgtattgtaAAAGTACAGATTCTGAAGAAATAAAACGAGTGATCAAGCGATTGTCAGTTTGGTCTGCATTTCTCAAGCTTCCTAAAATGTATTCAAGATGCAATCCAAAAAGTCTAAATGAGAACAAATGCAATTAGCATGAAGTAAAAGCTGCCAGAACAGTTATTACAATGGCACTACATGCTGGTGGGGAAGCACTAGGGGCAGTGAAAAGGATGTAATCCAATCATTTAATGTTAAAACTCATGAGATGGATGTCCTACAGAAGTTTTGACCAGCTGGAACTGGTGGACTTACATAGACACAGACAAATGCACAGACATAGTTGACTTGGTACTGATCATTCAAAACTTGATCAAAGTTGGTAAAACACTTACcaataaaatagaattaaagTAATTCAATGATCATGTTcctctttaaaaatgtaagaaTGGTGATGTGCAAGAATTAACAAACCTTAAGCaaagcaaaagtatgtggacacctgaccataagctcaTAAAACTGTTTCTAAAATCATGGGCATAAACTTGGTGATTCACTAAAAAACTTTCTTAGGTGAGCAGGTGAGCAGGGTCCTATATTGATGCCCATGGTTTCCCATGCCCATCAgttgtccacaaacttttggcaagCTAGTCTAAATTGACAAAATTACAACATACACTTGCCTTCATCCACTCATGTTTTATTTCTCTTCTGAAACACATTGAAGGGGTACACTTGGGTTGTGGCTGTATCACTGGTTTAGTTGTCATTTTCAAGTATCCAATCAAAGTTGCCTGGTGCAGTTGCAGCACCTGATTATCCATGACTGAATAACGTCAATCATGAGCGGGCATGTCCATCGTCACAAAACATTCACTACAAAATTCTATCTCTGAAACAGAACTACAAACATGTTATGCATGGAATGTGTCaagtattgtgttttttttaatgtgcatCCATAATACAGAGAGTAAAAGAGGTGTGGAAGAAGAATCAATTAGCattaaaagattatttaaatatgagCGTGAATCCCATTTTGGAGGGTGCTTGGGTgccgcagcagtaaagtacccCAGTTACTACCACTGCAACCCGGTCAGCCAGCCGGGCATTAACACTGGCATGATTTTTACTCCAATAGCATCAGTTTCTGTGTAGACACTAAGACTGCCACTAATACAGCTGAggttcaaacctggatctctaCCCCACCCGAGCGCCTTGATAATAAAACCAAGTAGCATATACCttgacaaaagtatgtagaccaTGTGCTTGTTGGACGACAATTTTcagaagattttggagtgtatgtGGCTCACAATCGCCATTCTACTTCATCTCAAACATGTTCGATGATGTTGAGATTAgatttctgtgcaggccacacgAAACTCCACAACATAAATGTCTTTGTGGACAcgactttgtgcacaggagcacagttCCGTAAATAATTCATTAAATTCATTGTTTAAACAGTTGACTGAGGGCTATCCATGTAATTCTGGCTATTTACTGTATGGGTTTAACTGCAATATTTAAAACTGTGCATCTGTGAGCTCATGTGGCATAATGGTAAGAGCCACAATGCTGGTAACAGCAGTGCCTGAGTTTCAGGTGTCTGAAATCTATACtaggctcacaaatacagaaggcgcATGCCCTAGCCATTGGGGGGTGCACCTTAGTGGcgatcccaagcccggataaataggagagctgtgtcaggaagggcatccgctgtaaaaactgtgcattcattcatctataaTTGTGCATCTCATGTTTATCATTTTGCACAATTTGGAAATTCACAACCAATCAGTATTGCATTATAAGATGTGCTATAGTGGTTTGTGGAGGTTAAAACATTTCACTCTGACACTGTCAGTGGTTTCTGCAATGACCAGTTTGCATTAATACTTTACACTTCACTGGCTGAAGGGTACTGGCCCCGGTTAGAAGCTGCCAAACAGGACATGAGTACACGTTTCACTTTTCCCCACACTAACACGATTTCATATTTACACAAAACAATCCTGTATTTGTGCAGCCAAACAGCCATCTATATACAGTCGTTATATACAAACGTAACAGCTGAGGTGAAGGATGTGGGTAAACTCTGGGTGCAGGCTCAGCTCTACCAACAGCGATAGAAATACTGGTATAGTTAGACACTCATTCTTGACAAGGAGGAAGTTAATAAAGGGCTTTCGTTTCTGCTCCTTTTTGTGGTTTTATCTGAAGTCAAGTGGACGGTTAAACAGCTATTTACAGAGAGTTCTTAGTAAGAGATGTGCGAGCTGGAAAGCTGTGGGCATCGGGCTGGTAATCTGACCGTCAGTCAGACAGGATGTGCACAAAGGACATGGGGAAGACACCTTTCCTCTCCGGCTGTCCTTCGATGTGGCCGatctgaaaaataaaaacaaataaaatgtcagAGTTAAGGTGAGTAGTTTTAACAATCCTGTATTTATCCTCGCTGTGGGCTGACCAAATGTTTGGATATAAAACGTCCCTCCCTAATGACACTACtaaaaatattcatttacaAGGATCCAGTGTAGCTGTAGGTGGAACAGTGATCGTTATGGGAAAACCATAACTATTACCTTATGCTATGGTCAGAACAAGCctttctaaataataaaaacacaagtgACCCTGTTAAGAGTCAAGCAAAATAAACATCACCACAGATTTAATGACAGTCATGCAAAAAATTATTCTCCTGCTATTGCTTTGTCCATGTAATCAACAAGAAATTTAAGTGTGTCTTATTTTTTGGTTTAAGTTACCAATTGATTTTGAAGcagggattttttttcttacatgACAACCTGTTTTTTTCTTACAGTACATGCCACATAAGTacaagcttgcttgactgcgGACAGTGTCATCTTTGTACCACTGATTATTTTTTGTGGATCTTAGATTAAAACTTACTCTTTTATCAGTAGGGTGAGAAGAAGCATTAACCAAGAAGTAACCCAACTGGATGGTCAGAGTTCTGATTGGTGGTGTACTCGGGCATCACGTGTTATGGGTCATGGGCGAGACTAAAACCCCTCTGCCGGGAGACGGACGTGGGTGACGTTAGAGCCGCCCTCTCCTTGCTCCCTTTTATTAAACCATCAAACATAAGCATCTTCTCAGCTTCCAAGAGGTCTGCATCATCACAAAAAAATCATGTCCAGGTCTTGTGTTGACCCTCTGATCGTCAAGGACATTGTGAGACCAGAGCTTACACCGCAGGACTTCTTTTTTCCTATCAGCATGCACAGCAGCAGGTGTCCACGTGCCCGTGTGTCCATCCCGGAAAAGTGGAACCTTTTGTGTTAGTCCACTGCATGTCGCCTCACGTGCACTCTCCCCGTGCTGGCCTGCTCCAGGATTCCCAAACGCAGATGCATCATACTGCTAATGACTCAACAACACAACTCCAGACTGGCGCATCCTCATTCTACTGATCCAGGGGATTAATATTAGGCCTGACTCAGCTGCACTTAGTGCGCAGGGTGGGTTACACTGCTTCAGGAGATCAGTATGATATGCAGAACATTTACAATTAAAGCTAATtcaagggaaacgttgagttcaagggaaacattgagtttttaaaaaggTCAAGGGAAtcgttgagtttaaggaaaacgtTAAGTTTAGGGGAATCGTAGAGTTTCagagaaacgttgagtttaagggaaacaggTTTAAGGAAAACATTAAGTTtaggggaaacgttgagtttaagggaaatgttgagtttaagggaaacgttgagtttaacgggagtgttgagtttaagggaaacaagtttaagggaaacattaaGTTTAGAGGAatcgttgagtttaagggaaacgttgagtttaaaggaaatgttgagtttaagggaaacatgtTTAAGGAACATTTAAGTTTAGGGGAatcattgagtttaagggaatcgttgagtttaagggaaacgttgagtttaacgggagtgttgagtttaagggaaacaagtttaagggaaacattaaGTTTAGAGGAatcgttgagtttaagggaaacgttgagtttaaaggaaatgttgagtttaagggaaacatgtTTAAGGAACATTTAAGTTTAGGGGAatcattgagtttaagggaatcgttgagtttaagggaaacgttgagtttaagggaaacattgagtttaaaggaaatgttgagtttaagggaaacgttgagtttaagggaaacgtggagtttaaaggaaatgttgagtttaagggaaacgtggagtttaagggaaacgtggagtttaaaggaaatgttgagtttaagggaaacgtggagtttaaaggaaatgttgagtttaagggaaacaagTTTAAGGAACATTTCAGTTTAGGGGAatcgttgagtttaagggaaacgttgagtttattCTAATA
Protein-coding regions in this window:
- the eef1a1l3 gene encoding elongation factor 1-alpha-like — translated: MGKEKTHINLVIIGHVDSGKSTTTGHLVYKCGGVDSRTLEKYEKAAAQMGKGSFKYAWVLDKLKAERERGITIDISLLKFNTQKYVFTIIDAPGHRDFIKNMITGTSQADAALLVVSAAKGEFEAGISRNGQTREHALLAYTLGVKQLVVCINKIDLTEPPFNQKRFDEVVRDVTVFIKKIGYDPTAVPFVPVCGWSGENMLAPSPKMAWFKGWKIKRKDGFSTGKTLLEVLDSLYPPVRSANKPLRLPLQDVYKIGGVGTVPVGKIETGILKPGMVLTFSPAKLTAEVKSIEMHHQGLDTALPGHNVGFNIKNVAVKNLRRGDVAGNAQQDPPSDVSSFVAQVIILNHPGKIKNGYSPVLDCHTTHVTCRFAELLEKLDRRTGKKLEDWPNYLVSGDAATVRFVPNKPLCVESFFTYPPLGRFAARDLKQTVAVGVIKSVEKVDQMKKTAQKGQSVKC